One Deinococcus roseus DNA window includes the following coding sequences:
- a CDS encoding class I SAM-dependent rRNA methyltransferase: protein MSDLASLLTRAWNHRKALQLFSHTTFFRALHLAEHPGMTLDVVDQVGILSLYQSFSEQEEQEVFRTIQQVLPLDTLYLKRRPVEARHVSNTSRDWLSPEDPVWGPARPELIGLEQDVKYLFRPGSDLSVGLFADMRLARQWVREHAPEKVLNTFSYTCGFGLNAALGGSTTVKNVDASRKVLEWGQENYSLNGLTTDPLDFIYGDVQEWLKRFRKRQDPFDLVILDPPSFSRGKQGIWKAETHYGQLVQEALPLLSRGGMVLACCNHAGISMKDFKQQIRKDNPALKFHQSLPVAPDFPSQQESHLKITLWGQ, encoded by the coding sequence GTGTCTGACCTTGCTTCACTTCTGACCCGGGCCTGGAACCACAGAAAAGCCCTGCAGCTTTTCTCACACACCACTTTCTTTCGTGCCCTGCACCTTGCAGAGCATCCGGGCATGACCCTGGATGTGGTGGACCAGGTGGGCATCCTCAGCCTGTACCAGTCTTTTTCTGAGCAGGAAGAGCAGGAGGTGTTCAGAACCATCCAGCAGGTGCTGCCACTGGACACGCTTTACCTGAAGCGCAGACCCGTGGAAGCCCGCCATGTGTCCAACACCAGCAGAGACTGGCTCAGCCCTGAAGATCCTGTGTGGGGACCTGCCAGACCTGAGCTGATTGGGCTGGAACAGGATGTGAAATACCTGTTCAGGCCGGGCTCTGACCTCAGTGTGGGGCTCTTTGCAGACATGCGACTGGCCAGGCAGTGGGTGCGTGAACATGCACCAGAAAAAGTGCTCAACACCTTCAGTTACACCTGTGGGTTTGGCCTGAATGCAGCCCTGGGAGGCAGCACCACCGTAAAGAATGTGGATGCCAGCCGTAAAGTTCTGGAATGGGGTCAGGAGAACTACAGCCTGAATGGTCTGACCACTGACCCTCTGGACTTCATTTATGGAGATGTGCAGGAATGGTTGAAGCGTTTCCGAAAACGCCAGGACCCGTTTGATCTGGTCATCCTGGATCCACCCAGTTTTTCCAGAGGCAAACAGGGCATCTGGAAAGCCGAAACCCACTATGGCCAACTTGTACAGGAGGCTCTGCCATTGCTAAGCAGAGGGGGCATGGTGCTTGCCTGCTGCAACCATGCTGGCATTTCTATGAAGGACTTCAAACAGCAGATCCGCAAAGACAACCCCGCCCTGAAATTTCATCAGAGCCTGCCTGTGGCGCCTGATTTCCCTTCACAGCAAGAAAGCCACCTGAAGATCACCCTCTGGGGCCAGTGA
- a CDS encoding thioredoxin family protein yields MQLVPLTTPEEVDAFLSEHPVSAIFKAGTCHKTMQGFSVVEQFLKQRDLPVGFIRVVDWRPASNHVASLTQITHHSPQFIVFKDQKAVFDVDNWDITPEALGPVFEEYVPERQDQAGEVKGNLTPYIDLTERFLKGELTPYQYQTYFTDTFRDDGSLRSKQEFELLSRMFGDPDAYHGGLHSLGNPTQDDTMKERAAELLEALKALS; encoded by the coding sequence ATGCAATTGGTTCCCCTCACCACCCCCGAAGAAGTCGATGCCTTTCTCTCTGAGCACCCTGTGTCTGCCATTTTCAAAGCTGGCACTTGCCACAAAACCATGCAGGGTTTCAGCGTGGTGGAACAGTTTCTCAAGCAGCGTGATCTGCCTGTGGGATTCATCCGCGTTGTGGACTGGCGTCCGGCCAGCAACCATGTGGCATCCCTGACCCAGATCACCCACCACAGCCCACAGTTCATTGTCTTCAAAGACCAGAAAGCTGTCTTCGATGTGGACAACTGGGACATCACACCTGAAGCCCTGGGACCTGTCTTTGAAGAGTACGTTCCTGAGCGTCAGGATCAGGCCGGAGAGGTCAAGGGCAACCTCACGCCTTACATTGACCTGACCGAGCGTTTCCTGAAGGGCGAACTGACCCCCTACCAGTACCAGACCTACTTCACCGACACCTTCCGTGACGATGGTTCCCTGCGCTCCAAGCAGGAATTTGAACTGCTGAGCCGCATGTTCGGTGATCCTGATGCTTACCACGGTGGTTTGCACTCCCTGGGCAACCCCACCCAGGACGACACCATGAAAGAACGTGCTGCTGAACTGCTCGAAGCCCTCAAAGCGCTTTCCTGA
- the panB gene encoding 3-methyl-2-oxobutanoate hydroxymethyltransferase, which produces MPKYTVPDFEAMQGKQKIVMLTAYDYAGAVMAEAAGVDLILVGDSLGMVVLGYESTVFVTMQDMIHHTRAVKRGARETFIVVDMPFGTVQTGLTDALRNAVHLIRETGADAVKIEGGEEVTPIVRHLSQSGIPVVAHVGLTPQTAVNLGGFKVQGKTVQDAQQIMRDAQAVADAGAFMVVLEAIPAPLAQKISERLKVPTIGIGAGPHTDGQVLVYHDLLGLFDRFTPKFVKQYAQMAKLGTEAIQNYVQDVKNGSFPGPEHSFTMKEEVLSRLY; this is translated from the coding sequence ATGCCCAAGTACACAGTGCCTGATTTTGAAGCCATGCAGGGAAAACAGAAAATCGTGATGCTCACCGCTTACGATTACGCTGGAGCTGTGATGGCCGAAGCTGCTGGTGTGGACCTCATCCTGGTGGGAGACAGTCTGGGAATGGTGGTTCTTGGCTACGAATCCACCGTTTTTGTAACCATGCAGGACATGATCCACCACACCCGTGCTGTCAAGCGCGGAGCCAGGGAAACCTTCATTGTGGTGGACATGCCCTTCGGAACCGTGCAGACTGGACTCACCGATGCCCTGCGCAACGCGGTTCACCTGATCCGTGAAACTGGAGCAGATGCCGTGAAAATTGAAGGAGGAGAGGAGGTCACCCCCATCGTCCGGCACCTTTCCCAGTCGGGGATACCTGTGGTGGCCCATGTGGGGCTCACCCCTCAGACGGCGGTCAACCTGGGAGGCTTCAAGGTGCAGGGAAAAACCGTGCAGGACGCCCAGCAGATCATGCGGGATGCCCAGGCCGTGGCAGATGCAGGAGCATTCATGGTGGTGCTGGAAGCCATTCCTGCGCCTCTGGCCCAGAAAATTTCCGAGCGCCTGAAAGTGCCCACCATTGGCATCGGGGCAGGCCCCCACACCGATGGTCAGGTGCTGGTGTACCACGATCTGCTGGGCCTCTTTGACCGTTTTACCCCCAAGTTCGTCAAACAGTACGCCCAGATGGCCAAGCTGGGAACAGAAGCCATTCAGAACTATGTGCAGGATGTTAAAAATGGAAGTTTTCCTGGTCCAGAACACAGCTTCACCATGAAAGAAGAAGTGCTCAGCAGGCTGTACTGA
- a CDS encoding DUF420 domain-containing protein — MGELVSELSVVFIVLSGVALGLGVYFIKTDRKEQHMNAMLTACGLAVVFLVLYLTKLALGAGMKYAGPPEYANLYFFILITHSILAAANGPLAIMAVRNALIGRKLADGRLDRSREKGPGKYFSQHRMWARWTVPVWIYVAVTGWVIYLVMHYYGVPNT; from the coding sequence GTGGGGGAACTCGTTTCAGAATTGTCTGTGGTGTTCATTGTGCTCAGCGGGGTGGCCCTTGGCCTCGGGGTGTACTTCATCAAAACGGACCGCAAAGAGCAGCACATGAATGCCATGCTCACGGCCTGCGGACTGGCCGTGGTTTTTCTGGTGCTTTACCTGACCAAACTCGCTCTGGGCGCAGGCATGAAATATGCCGGTCCACCCGAATACGCCAACCTGTACTTTTTCATTCTGATCACCCACAGCATCCTGGCTGCGGCCAACGGTCCTCTGGCCATCATGGCGGTGCGCAATGCCCTGATCGGACGCAAGCTGGCAGATGGCCGTCTGGACCGTTCCAGAGAGAAAGGCCCAGGCAAGTATTTCAGCCAGCACCGCATGTGGGCCCGCTGGACGGTGCCAGTCTGGATTTATGTGGCTGTGACCGGATGGGTGATTTACCTGGTGATGCATTATTACGGGGTGCCCAACACCTGA
- a CDS encoding COX15/CtaA family protein has protein sequence MQHGIKTLTLGPVKLDFTTFAWLLFAYNVLVILWGAWVRITGSGAGCGDHWPDCNGTIFPRTHQVESLIEFTHRATSALSGFGAIGLVVWSRLAYPKKHPARTLAGWHLGFVILEGLVGALLVKKEWVGQDESFGRALFMPIHMANTLLLTGTAALTALRSQPRPAVLKPLLWVRISLWVAVVGTILMGMSGAVAALGNTLNPVDSLQEGLSRALTPRYYLDQLKLLHPSLTVITSVLLVAWARVMASRFQVNPVQNAAAMLQTAILLQVIAGIFNYLLHAPGWLQVLHLLLACLLWLAVILLGYHGWVQREKETP, from the coding sequence ATGCAGCATGGAATCAAAACCCTCACGCTGGGGCCCGTCAAACTCGATTTCACCACCTTTGCCTGGCTTTTGTTTGCCTACAACGTGCTGGTGATTTTGTGGGGCGCCTGGGTGCGCATCACGGGCAGCGGCGCAGGTTGCGGGGACCACTGGCCCGATTGCAACGGCACCATCTTTCCCCGCACCCATCAGGTGGAATCCCTGATCGAATTCACCCACCGGGCCACCAGTGCCCTGAGTGGTTTTGGGGCCATCGGCCTGGTGGTGTGGTCCAGATTGGCCTATCCCAAAAAACATCCTGCAAGAACCCTTGCTGGCTGGCACCTGGGCTTTGTGATTCTGGAAGGTCTGGTGGGTGCCCTGCTGGTGAAAAAAGAGTGGGTGGGTCAGGATGAATCCTTTGGTCGTGCCCTGTTCATGCCCATCCACATGGCCAACACCCTCCTGTTGACTGGCACCGCAGCCCTGACTGCACTGCGCAGTCAGCCCCGACCTGCAGTGCTGAAACCCCTGTTGTGGGTTCGCATTTCCCTGTGGGTGGCTGTGGTTGGCACCATCCTGATGGGCATGAGTGGAGCTGTTGCTGCACTGGGAAACACCCTCAATCCTGTGGATTCCCTGCAAGAAGGACTGAGCCGTGCCCTGACCCCCAGGTACTACCTGGACCAGTTGAAACTGCTGCACCCCAGCCTGACCGTCATCACCAGCGTGCTGCTGGTGGCCTGGGCCAGGGTGATGGCCTCCCGCTTTCAGGTGAACCCCGTGCAAAATGCCGCTGCAATGCTGCAAACCGCCATTTTGCTGCAGGTGATTGCTGGAATCTTCAATTATCTGCTGCATGCACCCGGCTGGTTACAGGTTCTGCACCTGCTGCTGGCCTGCCTGTTGTGGCTTGCCGTGATTCTTCTCGGGTATCATGGCTGGGTGCAACGTGAGAAGGAAACCCCATGA
- a CDS encoding heme o synthase, giving the protein MTHTLTTTEKPTWRDYFALTKPKVNSLLLFTTMTAMVMAARGWPRWDLFLAVFIGGYMSAGASGVFNMIIDRDIDQRMKRTSNRPSASGKISSTSAFIFGCLLTLASFVLLWQAANLLTAMMAMAGLVTYVFIYTLWLKRATWHNIVIGGAAGCFPPLVGWAAVTGDLNLFSWYLFFIIFFWTPVHFWALAIMIKDDYAAVGIPMLPVVYGERMTVAQIGLYAIMTAVLSMIPLLLGEVRWIYFGSALVLNVVLLKRSLELYRNVDRKHSVSLYKYTLLYLALLFLAMAIDRSIL; this is encoded by the coding sequence ATGACCCACACCCTGACCACCACAGAAAAGCCAACCTGGCGCGACTACTTTGCCCTGACCAAACCCAAGGTCAACAGCCTGCTCCTGTTCACCACCATGACCGCCATGGTGATGGCGGCTAGGGGATGGCCCCGGTGGGATTTGTTCCTGGCGGTTTTCATCGGTGGCTACATGAGCGCTGGCGCTTCTGGTGTGTTCAACATGATCATCGACCGGGACATTGACCAGCGCATGAAGCGCACCAGCAACCGTCCCAGTGCCTCTGGCAAAATCAGCAGCACCAGTGCTTTCATTTTCGGGTGCCTGCTCACCCTGGCGTCTTTTGTGCTGCTCTGGCAGGCCGCCAACCTGCTGACCGCCATGATGGCGATGGCTGGCCTGGTCACTTATGTGTTCATCTACACCCTGTGGCTCAAACGGGCCACCTGGCACAACATTGTGATCGGAGGAGCCGCAGGCTGCTTTCCGCCCCTGGTGGGCTGGGCTGCTGTGACAGGCGACCTCAACCTGTTCAGCTGGTACCTGTTTTTCATCATCTTCTTCTGGACCCCTGTACACTTCTGGGCACTGGCCATCATGATCAAAGACGACTACGCTGCTGTGGGCATCCCCATGCTTCCAGTGGTGTATGGCGAACGCATGACCGTGGCCCAGATTGGGCTGTATGCAATCATGACCGCCGTGTTGTCTATGATTCCCCTGCTGCTTGGCGAGGTCCGCTGGATTTACTTCGGGAGCGCTCTGGTATTAAATGTTGTCTTGTTGAAGCGCTCGCTTGAACTGTACCGGAACGTGGACCGCAAACACTCGGTTTCGCTCTACAAGTACACCCTGCTGTATCTGGCGCTGCTGTTCCTGGCCATGGCCATTGACCGCAGCATCCTGTGA
- the coxB gene encoding cytochrome c oxidase subunit II gives MLKPFQLFMFGLVSLATVAHAQQPQGSSGERLINILDSQAKTTQDINLLLWVAGAFSLLVLLVTGGALWWVVQKYKVRPGDKPTRPGASNEPAQFHGNNTLEVALIGVPVLIVSVLSVFTALALAKVNEKPANIAETIQVNGWQFWWDFDYEKQGFRNSNELVIPVGLPVELKVSGKDVIHSFGVSNLGGRRDALPGQTNKLILTAAKPGIYYGQCFELCGASHANMLFRVVALPQAQYNEWVSKAKAFQAGTPSDPELAQGQKVFQANCSGCHAVKGQQGGAPSFPDLSFFGNRTTFAAGIYRNVENASELSADKGDRTIDFDGTRRPATLEDWIRNSAHVKPGSLMPAFDGSMHKVKNADTGKWEDVPYTKLSDSDITAVAKYLHSLKLDGIDFKSIPEITTENSSQ, from the coding sequence ATGTTGAAACCGTTTCAATTGTTCATGTTTGGGCTGGTGTCGCTGGCAACTGTTGCACATGCACAGCAGCCACAGGGGAGTTCTGGAGAACGCCTGATCAATATTCTGGACAGTCAGGCCAAAACCACCCAGGACATCAACCTGCTGTTGTGGGTCGCAGGGGCTTTTTCATTGCTGGTGCTGCTGGTCACCGGTGGAGCGCTCTGGTGGGTGGTGCAGAAGTACAAAGTCCGCCCCGGAGACAAACCCACCAGACCCGGAGCCAGCAACGAGCCTGCCCAGTTCCACGGCAACAACACCCTGGAAGTGGCCCTGATCGGGGTGCCGGTGCTGATCGTGTCGGTGCTCAGTGTTTTCACCGCGCTGGCCCTGGCCAAAGTCAACGAGAAACCCGCCAACATTGCCGAAACCATCCAGGTCAACGGCTGGCAGTTCTGGTGGGACTTTGACTACGAGAAACAGGGTTTCCGCAACTCCAACGAACTGGTGATCCCTGTGGGTCTGCCGGTGGAGCTGAAGGTCAGCGGCAAAGACGTGATTCACTCCTTCGGTGTGTCCAACCTGGGTGGTCGCCGCGATGCCCTCCCTGGCCAGACCAACAAACTGATCCTCACTGCAGCCAAACCTGGCATTTATTACGGCCAGTGCTTTGAGCTGTGCGGCGCATCCCACGCCAACATGCTGTTCCGGGTGGTGGCTTTGCCCCAGGCCCAGTACAACGAGTGGGTCAGCAAAGCCAAAGCCTTCCAGGCCGGTACCCCCAGCGATCCTGAACTGGCCCAGGGCCAGAAGGTCTTCCAGGCCAACTGCTCTGGATGCCACGCCGTCAAAGGCCAGCAGGGCGGAGCTCCCAGCTTCCCTGACCTGAGCTTCTTCGGAAACCGCACCACCTTTGCTGCAGGCATCTACCGCAATGTGGAAAATGCCAGTGAACTCAGTGCAGACAAAGGTGACCGCACCATCGACTTTGATGGCACCAGACGCCCTGCCACCCTGGAAGACTGGATCCGCAACTCTGCCCACGTCAAACCCGGCAGCCTGATGCCCGCCTTCGATGGCAGCATGCACAAAGTCAAAAATGCAGACACGGGCAAGTGGGAAGACGTCCCCTACACCAAACTTTCTGACAGCGACATCACCGCCGTGGCGAAATACCTGCACAGCCTGAAACTGGATGGCATTGATTTCAAGAGCATTCCTGAAATCACCACCGAGAACAGCAGTCAATAA
- a CDS encoding cbb3-type cytochrome c oxidase subunit I: MAVNIPSSAPSRKPGFFEVLWDYMTTGDHKKIGIMYMLTSVLGFAIAGLLAVALRVQLIVPNNTFLVGQQYNEVLTMHGAIMLFYFIIPFGLVGFGNYLLPLQLGERDVALPRVNTFAFYLFLFSLILVAVSFFVGGPAAAGWTFYYPLTMKSSVAGSHGVEVLMVSILLNGLASLLGAANFSATVMNLRAKGMGVFKMPMFVWSILATSILQLIALSGLTSAALTTLMELKLGISLFNPSMGGVPVLYQQFFWFYSHPAVYVMLLPYLGIAAEIVSTFSRKPLFGYKVMVYSILGIVLVGLVVWVHHMFAVGLPEGWQIFFAVATVIVGVPTGVKLFNLIGTMWGGHLQMKSPLYWVIAFIFNFTIGGITGVALGLIPFDYAVTDGYFVVAHFHNVLMFGTSYLVMAGLYYWWPKITGRLMSEKMGLWHLWLFLIGSWLTFMPQYILGFLGMPRRYYTYPDGNYMWNELNFASTIGAFVLLLGGIIWVYNMVWSLRNGEKANDNPWGGYTLEWLTSSPPAPHNLEVVLPTHFASERPLYDWKKAGVKFEPVNMKDVHLPQSTIWPFMSALAMLIFGLGISYSWFNAPLSDPWAIAIWVGFAFLLYSIFRWAGTPEFAEPVHHHVLTSVPNGAMGMWWFIISEVTLFGVLISGYVYLRVMGKAVPPEERPDIWLAALNTLILVSSSFVIHKAEQDFARGIFSKFRMGLMITMILGAVFFLFQTYEFTKFGLEVDYTQNVWASCFFTLVGLHGLHIIIGGVGVALPYYQALTGKLNHKEHGSLTPASMYWHLVDVVWIVIISIFYIW; the protein is encoded by the coding sequence ATGGCCGTAAACATTCCCTCCTCAGCACCCAGCCGCAAACCCGGCTTCTTTGAAGTGCTGTGGGATTACATGACCACCGGAGACCACAAGAAGATTGGCATCATGTACATGCTGACTTCGGTGCTGGGCTTCGCCATTGCCGGACTGCTGGCCGTGGCCCTCCGGGTGCAACTCATCGTGCCCAACAACACCTTCCTGGTGGGACAGCAGTACAACGAAGTCCTCACCATGCACGGGGCCATCATGTTGTTCTATTTCATCATTCCGTTCGGACTGGTGGGATTTGGCAACTACCTCTTGCCCTTGCAACTTGGTGAACGCGATGTGGCCCTGCCCCGTGTCAACACCTTCGCTTTCTACCTATTCCTGTTCAGCCTGATTCTGGTGGCCGTGTCCTTCTTTGTGGGAGGCCCTGCTGCTGCTGGATGGACTTTCTATTACCCCCTCACCATGAAGAGTTCTGTTGCAGGCTCTCACGGTGTGGAGGTGCTGATGGTCTCCATCCTGCTGAACGGTCTGGCTTCCCTGCTGGGGGCTGCAAACTTTTCAGCCACCGTGATGAACCTGCGTGCCAAGGGCATGGGTGTGTTCAAAATGCCCATGTTCGTGTGGAGCATTCTGGCCACCTCCATCCTGCAGCTGATCGCCCTTTCCGGCCTGACCTCTGCAGCCCTCACCACCCTGATGGAACTGAAACTGGGCATCTCCCTGTTCAATCCTTCCATGGGTGGCGTGCCCGTGCTGTACCAGCAGTTCTTCTGGTTCTACTCTCACCCCGCCGTGTACGTGATGCTGCTGCCCTACCTGGGCATTGCCGCAGAGATCGTGTCCACCTTCAGCCGCAAACCCCTGTTCGGTTACAAGGTGATGGTGTACTCCATCCTGGGCATTGTGCTGGTTGGTCTGGTGGTGTGGGTGCACCACATGTTTGCTGTGGGCCTTCCTGAAGGCTGGCAGATCTTCTTCGCTGTGGCCACCGTGATTGTGGGTGTCCCCACCGGGGTGAAACTCTTCAACCTGATCGGCACCATGTGGGGCGGTCATTTGCAGATGAAATCCCCCCTCTACTGGGTGATTGCTTTCATCTTCAACTTCACCATCGGGGGCATCACCGGTGTGGCTCTGGGTCTGATTCCCTTTGACTATGCTGTAACCGACGGTTACTTCGTGGTGGCCCACTTCCACAACGTGCTGATGTTCGGCACCTCCTACCTGGTGATGGCTGGCCTGTACTACTGGTGGCCCAAAATCACCGGTCGTCTGATGAGCGAAAAAATGGGCCTGTGGCACCTGTGGCTGTTCCTGATCGGCTCCTGGCTGACCTTCATGCCCCAGTACATCCTGGGCTTCCTGGGCATGCCCCGCCGTTACTACACCTACCCTGACGGCAACTACATGTGGAACGAACTCAACTTTGCTTCCACCATTGGCGCATTCGTGCTGCTGCTGGGCGGCATCATCTGGGTGTACAACATGGTCTGGAGCCTCAGAAATGGTGAAAAAGCCAACGACAACCCCTGGGGTGGCTACACCCTGGAATGGCTGACCAGCAGCCCACCCGCTCCCCACAACCTGGAAGTGGTGCTCCCCACCCACTTTGCCAGCGAGCGCCCCCTCTACGACTGGAAAAAAGCAGGCGTCAAGTTTGAGCCTGTGAACATGAAAGACGTTCACCTGCCCCAGTCCACCATCTGGCCTTTCATGAGCGCCCTGGCCATGCTGATCTTCGGTCTGGGCATCTCCTACAGCTGGTTCAATGCTCCTCTTTCTGATCCCTGGGCCATTGCCATCTGGGTGGGCTTCGCTTTCCTGCTGTACTCCATCTTCAGATGGGCTGGCACCCCAGAGTTTGCAGAACCTGTACATCACCATGTGCTGACCAGTGTGCCCAACGGCGCGATGGGCATGTGGTGGTTCATCATCTCGGAAGTCACGCTCTTCGGTGTGCTGATCTCCGGCTACGTGTACCTGCGTGTGATGGGCAAAGCGGTTCCTCCAGAAGAGCGTCCTGACATCTGGCTGGCTGCCCTCAACACCCTGATCCTGGTCAGTTCCTCCTTTGTGATTCACAAGGCAGAGCAGGACTTCGCCAGGGGCATTTTCAGCAAGTTCCGCATGGGACTGATGATCACCATGATCCTGGGCGCAGTGTTCTTCCTGTTCCAGACCTACGAGTTCACCAAGTTCGGCCTGGAAGTGGATTACACCCAG